Proteins found in one Terribacillus sp. DMT04 genomic segment:
- a CDS encoding DUF2584 family protein, producing the protein MGTPINFETILRTEGKEKRIDSKENIFQLQLQGYHLFPLHQPIEITRTKETDEIGTAIIVELTLKEQQTFCTYQLISLSSVN; encoded by the coding sequence ATGGGAACACCTATCAATTTTGAAACCATTCTGCGTACAGAAGGCAAAGAAAAACGCATTGACAGTAAAGAAAATATATTTCAGCTTCAGCTGCAAGGTTATCATCTATTTCCGCTGCACCAGCCAATCGAAATTACCCGTACGAAAGAGACAGATGAGATCGGTACAGCTATCATTGTCGAATTAACGCTAAAAGAGCAGCAAACTTTTTGTACGTATCAGCTAATTTCGTTATCAAGCGTCAATTGA
- a CDS encoding AAA family ATPase, which yields MRAITLQMTAFGPYHKPQTIDFRELGAESIFLITGPTGAGKTTIFDAICYSLYGRASGSDRDQDSLRSHFAAPGEITEVRYCFSLRGTEYEVIRYPKQQKKKERGEGFTDDPARAEFYEWKDGEKSLITSRIKEVNEVIEEKIGLDYEQFRKMIMIPQGEFRKLISENSKDREEILQRIFRTYFYERMTETLKDEAKQLKESLQQTEWKEQQQISKIEWRSQEPSETDSVPDVMKKLQLELDAMDLSVTNSEKELINHKQIWQERQKQLYEAKQLLATFDHLEQALKQDQQLQQKQPEMKQKQVRLQEMERASRLVPYEQQLAARKDEWQRQVRQQHETKTKKDQLEKQFETTKSSYMKAKELEPQRQKQQEQLQLQKQQLEQLQTYELRKQELNSIQKKLEEKQQQINKLKDAQTERKNKQLALEKDISRESAIIQAYYEEQRELEKMEQQLTEIARLKDAFRQLQEMRTSYQQAVQRLQEQEKNVQQLRQEIKEMEEAQAAHHAAHLAQQLTDGEPCPVCGATEHPSPAHTSVHVQSFELLKQKRALLENAQRAYDDVQKHYVEAKSNGQAIRQVTDELAQSVLGDSAYDQSKIDELTEETHKHKEKIASSLQQKQKERKHIDQLKQTLVQIKQTFEQEEKTAEELQTTIRSLEESCHHMEAEVRLQRKQLPDVLPDPSDWELSIKQAETALQTAISEWEALQHNYEEISKSREQIAAALESTAKFTSDLEQTYRQQEKEYLAKLEDAGFANTEAFLTAKGTDRDMRTLQEELERYDQQRRSLSERIAELQTQTDQRERPNLTVYEQNVTEAEQVFEANNTKLNAARSYVSQHNLIKNSLLALQEEAADQKIRYYDIGELANLAKGDNSLRLSFERYVLTSFLDEIILQANIRLEEMTDHRYQLKRSGQIAKRGAQSGLDLEVIDHHTGQERPVKTLSGGEGFKAALSLALGMSDVVQAHAGGVELETLFIDEGFGTLDEVSLEQAIDSLKGLQASNRVLGIISHVPQLKEEIHAKLQIDSSPTGSAAKFIFQ from the coding sequence GTGCGTGCTATTACCCTGCAAATGACCGCATTCGGACCATACCACAAGCCGCAGACTATAGATTTTAGGGAGCTCGGGGCTGAATCTATCTTTTTAATTACTGGACCGACGGGCGCCGGAAAGACAACTATCTTTGATGCAATTTGTTACAGTCTTTATGGACGGGCAAGCGGCAGTGACCGGGATCAGGATTCTCTTCGCAGTCATTTCGCTGCGCCAGGCGAGATTACGGAAGTACGCTATTGTTTCTCCTTGCGCGGAACCGAATATGAAGTAATACGTTACCCGAAACAGCAAAAGAAGAAAGAACGCGGCGAAGGATTTACCGATGATCCGGCAAGAGCAGAATTTTACGAATGGAAAGACGGAGAAAAGTCTCTTATTACATCTCGAATCAAAGAAGTCAATGAAGTTATTGAAGAAAAAATCGGACTTGATTATGAGCAATTTCGTAAAATGATTATGATTCCGCAAGGGGAATTTCGGAAGCTTATCTCAGAAAACAGCAAAGATAGAGAAGAAATTCTCCAGCGGATTTTCCGGACGTATTTTTACGAACGCATGACAGAAACGCTGAAGGACGAAGCCAAGCAATTAAAAGAGAGTTTGCAGCAAACCGAATGGAAAGAACAGCAGCAAATCAGCAAAATTGAATGGCGCTCACAGGAGCCGTCTGAAACAGACAGCGTCCCTGATGTCATGAAAAAACTGCAGCTTGAACTGGATGCAATGGACCTTTCTGTCACCAACAGTGAAAAAGAGCTGATTAATCATAAACAAATTTGGCAGGAACGACAAAAACAGCTTTATGAAGCAAAACAGCTGCTTGCTACATTTGATCATCTGGAACAAGCTTTAAAACAAGATCAACAGCTCCAGCAAAAGCAGCCGGAAATGAAACAAAAGCAAGTACGTCTTCAAGAGATGGAACGCGCCAGCCGGCTTGTGCCTTACGAACAGCAGCTGGCCGCCCGCAAAGATGAATGGCAGCGCCAAGTAAGGCAGCAACATGAGACAAAAACAAAGAAAGATCAGTTAGAGAAACAGTTCGAAACAACCAAGTCTTCATACATGAAAGCAAAGGAACTAGAGCCTCAACGGCAAAAACAGCAAGAGCAGCTTCAGCTTCAAAAGCAGCAGCTGGAACAATTGCAAACATATGAGTTGCGCAAGCAAGAATTGAACAGCATCCAAAAGAAGCTGGAAGAAAAACAGCAGCAAATCAATAAACTAAAAGATGCACAGACGGAACGGAAAAATAAACAGCTTGCACTAGAAAAAGATATAAGCCGAGAATCAGCAATTATACAGGCATATTACGAAGAGCAGCGTGAGCTAGAAAAGATGGAGCAGCAGCTGACAGAAATAGCTCGCTTAAAAGATGCTTTCCGTCAGCTGCAAGAGATGCGTACAAGTTACCAGCAGGCCGTACAGCGATTGCAGGAACAGGAAAAAAATGTGCAGCAGCTGCGCCAGGAAATTAAGGAGATGGAAGAAGCACAAGCAGCTCACCATGCCGCTCATTTGGCACAGCAGCTGACAGATGGCGAGCCATGTCCGGTCTGCGGTGCTACCGAGCATCCCTCTCCTGCACATACGTCTGTGCATGTTCAGTCTTTTGAACTGTTAAAACAAAAAAGAGCATTACTTGAAAACGCCCAGCGTGCATATGATGATGTACAGAAACATTATGTAGAAGCTAAATCCAATGGGCAGGCAATCCGGCAAGTTACCGACGAATTGGCTCAGAGTGTTTTAGGTGACTCGGCTTACGATCAGTCAAAAATAGATGAACTGACAGAAGAGACGCACAAACATAAAGAAAAGATTGCTAGCTCATTACAGCAAAAGCAAAAAGAGCGCAAGCATATCGATCAGTTAAAACAGACACTCGTGCAGATTAAACAAACGTTTGAACAAGAAGAAAAAACTGCTGAAGAGCTGCAAACTACGATTCGGAGTCTTGAGGAATCCTGCCATCACATGGAAGCAGAAGTTCGTTTACAGCGGAAGCAGCTGCCAGACGTACTTCCGGATCCGTCAGATTGGGAGCTTTCCATTAAACAAGCAGAAACTGCACTCCAAACAGCGATAAGCGAATGGGAAGCACTGCAGCATAATTATGAAGAGATATCCAAAAGCAGAGAACAAATTGCGGCTGCTTTGGAATCGACTGCAAAATTCACATCTGATTTGGAACAAACATATCGTCAGCAAGAAAAAGAATATCTTGCGAAGCTTGAAGATGCGGGGTTTGCAAACACAGAAGCATTTCTAACAGCTAAAGGAACAGATAGAGATATGCGGACACTGCAAGAGGAATTAGAGCGCTATGATCAACAGCGCCGCAGTCTCAGCGAAAGAATTGCTGAATTGCAAACGCAGACAGATCAGCGTGAGAGACCGAACCTCACTGTTTATGAGCAAAACGTAACAGAAGCAGAGCAAGTTTTTGAAGCGAATAATACGAAACTAAATGCCGCAAGAAGCTATGTTTCACAGCATAATCTTATTAAGAATTCATTACTAGCACTTCAAGAAGAAGCAGCTGATCAAAAGATTCGCTATTATGATATTGGGGAATTGGCCAATCTAGCTAAAGGAGACAACAGTCTTCGTCTATCGTTTGAGCGTTATGTGCTAACAAGTTTCTTAGATGAAATCATTCTCCAAGCAAATATCCGATTAGAAGAAATGACAGATCATCGCTACCAGCTGAAGCGGAGCGGTCAAATAGCCAAACGCGGAGCACAAAGTGGATTGGACTTAGAAGTGATCGATCATCATACCGGTCAGGAGCGGCCAGTTAAGACATTATCCGGCGGCGAAGGGTTTAAAGCAGCTCTTTCCTTGGCACTCGGGATGTCGGATGTCGTCCAGGCACACGCAGGCGGCGTTGAACTGGAAACATTATTTATTGATGAAGGTTTTGGTACATTGGATGAAGTATCGCTGGAACAGGCGATTGATAGCTTGAAGGGACTGCAAGCCAGCAATCGGGTGCTCGGTATTATTTCCCATGTGCCGCAATTGAAGGAAGAGATTCATGCAAAGCTGCAGATTGATAGTTCCCCAACTGGATCAGCAGCAAAATTTATTTTCCAATAA
- a CDS encoding YqfQ family protein — translation MARNPFGPPVRSGQGFTPVRRNPFPSRQIAVQQAPRTNGGVAGLLQKVLNRGGGAKTQTAARAALPASTSTSSGISLLDMVNHTQSALKAAESFMPMVQEYGPMVKNLPSMLKMMKALKDIDFDEEEEKAAEKAAEGKTEESMSPSSLTDKKESELDTNTASVKKETKKSTGASLPKLYI, via the coding sequence ATGGCAAGAAATCCATTCGGCCCTCCAGTCCGCAGCGGGCAGGGTTTTACCCCTGTGCGCCGGAATCCGTTTCCTTCCAGACAAATAGCTGTACAGCAGGCGCCGCGCACGAATGGCGGTGTAGCTGGTCTTTTGCAGAAGGTTTTAAATCGCGGAGGAGGTGCTAAGACGCAGACAGCAGCAAGAGCCGCCCTGCCGGCAAGCACCAGTACTTCAAGCGGTATATCGTTACTTGACATGGTAAATCATACGCAAAGCGCTCTTAAAGCAGCCGAATCTTTTATGCCTATGGTTCAAGAATATGGACCAATGGTGAAGAATCTGCCCTCGATGCTGAAGATGATGAAGGCGTTAAAAGATATCGACTTTGACGAAGAGGAAGAAAAGGCAGCGGAAAAAGCAGCAGAGGGTAAAACGGAAGAAAGTATGTCTCCGAGTTCGCTCACCGATAAAAAGGAATCAGAACTGGATACCAATACAGCCTCTGTAAAGAAAGAAACGAAAAAAAGTACCGGCGCTTCCCTTCCGAAATTGTATATATAA
- the msrA gene encoding peptide-methionine (S)-S-oxide reductase MsrA produces the protein MIKEGFLVALQHATFAGGCFWCMVEPFTERPGIEAVVSGYTGGDKPNPTYEEVCSNTTGHVEAVQITFDSDVFPYEKLVETFWQQIDPTDAGGQFHDRGQSYETAIFYHDEQQRQVAEASKAKLQESGRFQKDIVTPILPAKPFYPAEEKHQDYYKKNKFHYKMYKRGSGREDFIKQYWGPKKDKAKLKEILTPIQYHVTQENGTERPFENEYWNNTNEGIYVDVVSGKALFSSKDQYDAGCGWPSFTKPIDSYEVKENMDLTHGMVRTEVRSAESDSHLGHVFEDGPQATGGLRYCMNSAAMKFIPVRDMEKEGYGEYLYLFK, from the coding sequence ATGATAAAGGAGGGATTTTTAGTGGCATTACAACACGCAACCTTTGCAGGAGGCTGTTTCTGGTGCATGGTAGAACCATTCACAGAACGTCCTGGTATTGAGGCTGTAGTCTCCGGATATACAGGCGGCGACAAACCGAATCCCACATACGAAGAAGTTTGCTCGAATACGACCGGACACGTCGAGGCTGTCCAAATTACGTTTGATTCAGATGTTTTTCCTTATGAAAAACTGGTAGAGACATTTTGGCAGCAGATCGATCCTACAGATGCAGGCGGACAATTTCATGACCGCGGCCAATCTTATGAGACAGCAATCTTTTACCATGATGAACAGCAGCGGCAAGTGGCAGAAGCATCCAAAGCGAAGCTGCAGGAGAGCGGACGGTTCCAAAAAGATATCGTGACGCCGATCCTGCCTGCCAAGCCGTTTTATCCTGCTGAGGAGAAACATCAAGATTATTACAAGAAAAACAAGTTTCACTACAAAATGTACAAGCGTGGGTCAGGTCGTGAGGACTTTATCAAGCAGTATTGGGGTCCGAAAAAAGATAAAGCAAAATTAAAAGAAATCCTCACACCAATTCAGTATCACGTAACCCAAGAGAATGGGACGGAAAGACCTTTCGAAAATGAATATTGGAACAATACGAATGAAGGCATTTATGTGGATGTTGTTTCTGGTAAGGCGTTATTCTCCTCAAAGGATCAATATGATGCTGGGTGCGGATGGCCAAGCTTTACGAAGCCAATCGATTCGTATGAAGTGAAGGAAAACATGGATCTTACACATGGTATGGTAAGAACAGAGGTCCGGTCAGCAGAAAGTGATTCGCATCTTGGACATGTTTTCGAAGACGGACCGCAAGCAACTGGCGGTTTGCGTTACTGCATGAACTCTGCTGCAATGAAGTTTATTCCAGTGCGTGATATGGAAAAAGAAGGATATGGAGAATATTTATATCTCTTTAAGTAA
- a CDS encoding TerC family protein → MDSSLWLEYGWILLVLIGLEGLLAADNALVMALIVKHLPEEKQKRALLYGLGGAFIFRFASLFFVSYLVNIWQIQALGALYLLYISISNLVKLKKNGGEEDAESPFSKKSSGFWMTVLKVELADIAFAVDSILTAVALAASLSATPLPHIGGMDGGQFLVVLAGGMIGLILIRIAASYIVKILDKRPGLEAAAYLIIGWVAIKLAVHTLAHPALKLIPEHFPDSTGWNATFWIVMAIIAVSGWFYKPKSERS, encoded by the coding sequence ATGGATTCTTCGTTATGGCTTGAATATGGCTGGATCTTACTAGTCTTGATTGGATTGGAAGGATTACTTGCAGCCGACAACGCGCTTGTGATGGCGCTTATCGTAAAACACTTACCAGAGGAAAAACAGAAAAGGGCTTTATTGTACGGTTTAGGCGGGGCATTCATTTTCCGATTCGCTTCCTTGTTCTTTGTCAGCTACCTGGTGAACATCTGGCAGATTCAAGCATTAGGCGCTCTTTATCTACTATATATATCAATATCGAACCTTGTTAAATTGAAAAAGAATGGCGGGGAAGAGGATGCTGAAAGCCCGTTCAGTAAAAAGAGCTCCGGTTTCTGGATGACCGTTTTGAAAGTGGAACTAGCAGATATCGCGTTTGCTGTAGACTCCATCTTAACGGCCGTTGCACTTGCTGCATCTTTATCGGCTACCCCGCTTCCGCATATCGGCGGAATGGATGGCGGTCAGTTCCTCGTTGTACTTGCCGGAGGTATGATTGGATTGATCTTGATCCGAATTGCTGCTTCTTATATCGTGAAAATCTTGGACAAGCGTCCAGGACTAGAGGCCGCAGCGTATTTAATCATCGGTTGGGTCGCGATTAAATTGGCTGTTCATACGCTTGCACATCCAGCGCTTAAGCTCATTCCAGAGCATTTCCCTGATTCAACAGGATGGAACGCAACGTTCTGGATCGTGATGGCAATTATCGCAGTTAGCGGCTGGTTCTACAAACCGAAAAGCGAAAGGTCATGA